The proteins below are encoded in one region of Methanomassiliicoccales archaeon:
- a CDS encoding ferredoxin-thioredoxin reductase catalytic domain-containing protein: protein MKKLWRCHVCNDIHLGNKAPEVCPTCGAKNAFVLSDINEAMEIIGKDHSIIDTKQNVVTAWKQFSDQNPTIRLTDKTDEIELLSKGVLENHKNKGQRYCPCRITTGDRQIDLNLICPCNFLKQPVFKETGECWCGLFIKRDVE from the coding sequence ATGAAAAAACTTTGGAGATGTCACGTCTGCAACGACATACACCTGGGGAACAAGGCCCCTGAAGTGTGTCCTACGTGTGGTGCCAAGAACGCCTTCGTACTGTCAGACATCAACGAGGCGATGGAGATCATTGGAAAGGACCACTCGATCATCGACACCAAACAGAACGTGGTGACCGCCTGGAAGCAGTTCTCCGACCAGAACCCAACGATACGATTGACGGATAAGACCGACGAGATCGAGCTACTATCAAAAGGGGTGCTGGAGAATCATAAGAACAAGGGGCAGCGTTACTGCCCTTGCCGGATCACCACTGGTGACCGACAGATCGACCTCAATCTCATATGCCCGTGCAATTTCCTGAAGCAGCCGGTCTTCAAGGAGACGGGGGAATGCTGGTGCGGTCTTTTCATAAAGAGGGATGTTGAATGA
- a CDS encoding thioredoxin family protein, with translation MNDIRDVSDELFSDLLRKEKKFIVLEFWSPGCSVCKDVEPELVKAKKDLGADTMFMRVNTDHNNKLATKYHVTGTPTFLFFCKGQKVGGTIGYVNATVLRNTVKDLIRHSISCPPGKRPSYEMDGYG, from the coding sequence ATGAACGATATCAGGGACGTGAGCGACGAACTCTTCTCCGACCTATTGCGAAAGGAGAAGAAGTTCATCGTGTTGGAGTTCTGGTCTCCGGGATGCTCCGTTTGCAAGGACGTAGAACCGGAACTGGTCAAGGCGAAGAAGGACCTGGGGGCAGACACGATGTTCATGAGGGTGAACACCGACCATAACAATAAGCTCGCGACCAAATACCATGTGACCGGCACCCCTACCTTTCTCTTCTTCTGCAAGGGCCAGAAGGTGGGTGGTACCATCGGATACGTCAATGCCACCGTACTGCGTAACACCGTCAAGGACCTGATCAGGCATTCGATATCCTGTCCTCCGGGGAAACGCCCTAGCTACGAGATGGACGGTTACGGTTAA
- the hisD gene encoding histidinol dehydrogenase, whose protein sequence is MWRPLSIESWKARGRSDLSAVFPAVNDIIRSVREDGDISVIQLTARFDKVELNELEVSREEIEEAYRKIDDELLSALKFAQERIERYHRRQRPDDITLTKEEGASLGWKYSPLDTVGVYIPGGRASYPSTALMCAVPAKVAGVRSVVACTPPPVHPLTLVALDLAGTDRIFKCGGAQAIAAMALGTGTVPKVQKIVGPGNIYVTAAKVLLRQEVEMDFPAGPSEIAILADESARPENVAADILAQAEHDPHSACALVTNVPELPGKVWQIMEDRMATSPRQEIMASSLKNSGYILVDGMKEGVEACDQLAPEHLSLQVKDPLRLLPLVHNAGAIFLGHDSPVACGDYTTGTDHVLPTAGNAAVHSGLDVLHFMKRSSVQFLDKEMLKKLAPATVKLAETEGLTAHADSVRVRLKK, encoded by the coding sequence ATGTGGCGACCACTGTCGATCGAGTCGTGGAAGGCGCGGGGGCGGTCCGATCTGAGCGCGGTCTTCCCGGCGGTCAATGACATCATAAGGTCAGTGCGGGAGGACGGCGACATTTCCGTCATACAACTGACGGCTCGATTCGATAAGGTGGAATTAAACGAATTGGAGGTCAGCAGGGAGGAGATCGAGGAGGCCTATCGTAAGATCGACGATGAGCTGCTCTCCGCCCTTAAGTTCGCTCAGGAACGTATCGAACGGTATCACCGCCGACAGAGACCTGACGATATCACTCTCACAAAGGAGGAGGGGGCGTCCCTGGGATGGAAATACTCTCCCCTGGATACCGTAGGGGTGTACATACCTGGTGGCAGGGCCTCCTATCCGAGCACCGCCCTGATGTGCGCCGTACCGGCCAAGGTGGCCGGGGTCAGAAGCGTGGTTGCCTGCACACCCCCGCCGGTGCATCCCTTGACCTTAGTGGCCTTGGACCTGGCCGGGACCGACCGCATATTCAAATGCGGTGGCGCTCAGGCCATAGCGGCCATGGCCTTGGGGACGGGGACAGTTCCCAAGGTGCAGAAGATCGTCGGTCCTGGGAACATCTATGTCACTGCGGCGAAAGTGCTTCTGCGTCAGGAAGTGGAGATGGACTTCCCCGCCGGGCCCAGCGAGATAGCCATATTGGCCGACGAAAGCGCTCGCCCGGAGAACGTGGCCGCTGACATATTGGCACAGGCGGAGCACGACCCCCATTCAGCATGCGCCTTGGTCACCAACGTCCCGGAACTACCGGGCAAGGTCTGGCAGATCATGGAGGACCGGATGGCGACAAGCCCACGCCAGGAGATAATGGCATCCTCGCTGAAGAACAGCGGCTACATATTGGTTGATGGAATGAAAGAGGGAGTGGAGGCCTGCGACCAGCTGGCTCCGGAGCACCTTTCTCTGCAGGTGAAGGACCCGCTGAGACTGCTGCCGTTGGTGCACAACGCCGGTGCGATATTCCTAGGGCACGACTCCCCGGTGGCCTGCGGCGATTACACCACAGGCACTGACCACGTGCTGCCCACCGCCGGGAACGCTGCTGTACACTCAGGTCTAGACGTGCTGCATTTCATGAAACGCTCATCGGTGCAGTTCCTTGACAAGGAAATGTTAAAAAAACTGGCTCCCGCCACCGTCAAATTGGCAGAGACGGAAGGTCTGACGGCACACGCCGATTCGGTGCGCGTCAGGTTGAAAAAGTGA
- a CDS encoding dihydrolipoamide acetyltransferase family protein, translated as MAIEFKFPDLGEGIAEGEVKKWLVKEGDMVSKDQSLAEIETDKAVVEMPSPAAGKILNLHHREGEMVKVGEVLAVIGEEGEIVPTRPTASKVADDNTKEDRPPSVSVVGDLPLEEMVVSSAPAKRSSRDVSAMPSVRKIAKGKDIDLTQIIPSGAHGQVLEKDLEGKNERPKTVPKFDIYGYIERIPIRGIRRTTAKRMKESQQIVAAVTSMEQVDVTRLVDLRNLVKVPAKERMGVNLTYIPFIIKAVVQALKAHPMLNSMIDEEREEIIVKKYYNIGVAVAIDDGLMVPVIKAADLKSLKELAEEVSALAKSAQERKVDLADLKGGTFSITNYGVFGGTYGTPIINYPETAILGIGRIMDAALVIEGAVQARKVLPLSLTFDHRAYDGAVAAKFLKELTYLLENPELLLVMD; from the coding sequence ATGGCAATCGAATTCAAGTTCCCGGACCTGGGCGAGGGGATCGCCGAGGGAGAGGTCAAGAAGTGGCTGGTAAAGGAGGGAGACATGGTCAGTAAGGACCAGTCGCTGGCGGAGATAGAGACCGACAAAGCGGTGGTTGAAATGCCCTCCCCGGCCGCGGGTAAGATACTGAACCTCCATCACAGAGAAGGTGAGATGGTCAAGGTCGGTGAAGTGCTGGCGGTCATCGGCGAAGAAGGAGAGATCGTGCCGACCCGGCCTACTGCATCGAAGGTGGCGGACGATAATACGAAGGAGGATAGACCTCCCTCGGTCTCTGTCGTCGGCGATCTTCCCCTGGAAGAGATGGTGGTCTCCTCCGCGCCTGCGAAGCGGAGCAGCCGGGACGTATCGGCCATGCCATCGGTAAGGAAGATCGCCAAGGGGAAGGATATCGACCTGACGCAGATTATCCCGAGCGGAGCACACGGACAGGTGTTGGAGAAAGACCTCGAAGGGAAAAACGAGAGACCGAAGACCGTGCCCAAGTTCGATATTTACGGTTATATCGAGAGGATACCGATCAGGGGGATCAGACGCACCACGGCCAAACGCATGAAGGAATCACAACAGATCGTGGCCGCGGTCACCAGCATGGAACAGGTGGACGTGACCCGTTTGGTGGATCTGCGGAACCTGGTGAAGGTCCCCGCCAAAGAAAGGATGGGCGTCAACTTGACCTATATACCTTTCATCATCAAGGCGGTGGTGCAGGCATTGAAGGCGCATCCTATGCTGAACTCGATGATCGATGAAGAGCGAGAGGAGATCATCGTCAAGAAGTACTACAACATCGGCGTGGCCGTGGCCATTGACGACGGCCTCATGGTACCGGTGATCAAGGCCGCGGACCTGAAGAGCCTGAAGGAACTGGCCGAGGAAGTGTCGGCCCTCGCCAAGAGCGCTCAGGAGCGGAAGGTGGACCTGGCGGACCTCAAGGGCGGGACGTTCAGCATCACCAACTATGGCGTGTTCGGAGGGACGTACGGGACTCCGATAATCAACTATCCCGAGACGGCCATACTGGGGATAGGGCGGATCATGGACGCGGCGCTCGTGATCGAGGGCGCGGTCCAGGCGCGCAAGGTGCTGCCGCTATCGCTCACTTTCGATCACCGGGCCTACGACGGCGCGGTGGCGGCCAAGTTCCTCAAGGAACTGACCTATTTACTGGAGAACCCCGAGCTGCTGCTGGTGATGGACTAA
- a CDS encoding MarC family protein, with translation MSGIEDLIYSTTLLFFIFDPFATVPLFISMTKGQSEQEQASSANKAVLVAGILFVIFALIGTELLGMFSITTDAFRIAGGIVLLLMAMEIIFSLTLSKNENPSVAWVIIATPILSGPGVITTAILLVHLYGQFTVLIAGVIGLAITWGVMRNSLLISKKVGNNAIEIFSKIIGLLLAAIAVEFIMRGAVDYVLNNLDAAFLLPLL, from the coding sequence ATGTCGGGCATCGAGGATCTGATCTATTCCACGACCTTGCTGTTCTTCATTTTCGATCCGTTCGCCACCGTACCGTTGTTCATATCCATGACCAAGGGTCAGAGTGAACAGGAACAGGCGTCCAGCGCCAACAAGGCGGTGCTGGTGGCTGGTATATTGTTCGTCATCTTCGCCCTCATCGGCACTGAGCTTCTGGGAATGTTCAGTATCACCACCGATGCTTTCCGCATCGCCGGCGGCATCGTCCTGCTCCTCATGGCCATGGAGATCATTTTCTCCTTGACCCTGAGTAAGAACGAGAATCCCAGTGTCGCCTGGGTGATAATAGCCACCCCCATACTGAGCGGTCCGGGAGTGATAACCACCGCCATACTGCTGGTGCACCTATATGGCCAATTTACAGTTCTTATCGCCGGAGTGATCGGTCTGGCCATCACCTGGGGCGTCATGAGGAACTCCCTGCTGATCTCAAAGAAGGTGGGCAACAATGCTATAGAGATATTCTCCAAGATCATCGGGCTCCTATTGGCGGCCATCGCCGTGGAGTTCATAATGAGGGGGGCGGTGGACTACGTCCTGAACAATCTGGACGCTGCCTTCCTGCTTCCTCTTCTCTGA
- a CDS encoding lipoate--protein ligase family protein, which yields MLRKRWRMLRYETNTPSMNMALDEAIAEAVAYRVAGPTIRFYGWDPSAVSIGRFQDLEEVVDMEQCDRLGVQVVRRSTGGGAVFHDNGKEITYSVVCPEDMMPKDINEAYREIGGWLVNALKLIGIDASFEPINDVLVNGKKISGSAQSRRQGIFSQHGTLLYDIDRVRMFSVLKVLPEKLDAHGIADSTERVTSVREQKKVPWDYVIAAMANAFIINKQWYVGDLTTDEMARAELIARERFGNEDWTYGR from the coding sequence ATGTTGAGAAAGAGATGGAGAATGCTGCGCTATGAGACGAACACGCCATCCATGAACATGGCCTTGGACGAGGCCATCGCGGAAGCGGTCGCTTACAGGGTCGCCGGTCCGACCATACGCTTCTATGGTTGGGACCCGTCAGCCGTCAGCATCGGTCGCTTCCAGGACCTGGAGGAGGTGGTGGACATGGAGCAGTGTGATCGTCTGGGCGTTCAGGTGGTACGCCGAAGCACCGGCGGAGGCGCGGTATTTCACGACAATGGTAAAGAGATAACCTATAGTGTCGTGTGCCCCGAGGACATGATGCCCAAGGACATCAATGAGGCCTATCGTGAGATAGGCGGTTGGTTGGTCAATGCCCTCAAGCTGATCGGCATCGATGCGTCCTTCGAGCCAATAAACGATGTCCTGGTCAACGGAAAGAAGATCAGTGGCAGCGCCCAATCAAGACGTCAGGGCATATTCTCGCAGCACGGGACACTGCTTTACGATATCGATCGGGTAAGAATGTTCTCAGTGCTGAAGGTCCTCCCGGAAAAACTGGACGCGCACGGGATCGCTGATTCTACCGAGAGGGTCACCAGCGTTCGTGAGCAGAAGAAGGTTCCATGGGACTACGTCATCGCCGCCATGGCCAACGCCTTCATCATCAACAAACAGTGGTACGTGGGCGATCTGACAACGGACGAGATGGCCCGGGCGGAGCTGATCGCCCGGGAACGTTTCGGAAATGAAGATTGGACGTATGGCCGTTAG
- a CDS encoding nitroreductase family protein has product MRNDPILDRRSIRRYTTQDVEEKDVRMLLEAGMAAPSAGNERPWHFVVVRDRRLMQGIMEVHPYAQMLKQSSVAVLICGDPTLEKYPGFWVQDCSAAVENMLIMAVELNLGAVWLGIYPIEERVRGLRQLLGLPENVIPFALVPIGHPDEEKRPLDRYDEERVHRDGW; this is encoded by the coding sequence ATGAGGAACGATCCTATTCTCGATCGCCGCAGCATCCGGCGTTACACAACGCAGGATGTGGAAGAAAAGGACGTGAGAATGCTACTGGAGGCTGGTATGGCCGCTCCTTCAGCCGGGAACGAACGACCGTGGCACTTCGTGGTCGTGCGTGACAGGCGACTGATGCAAGGCATCATGGAGGTGCATCCCTACGCGCAGATGCTCAAGCAGAGCTCGGTAGCGGTGCTGATCTGCGGCGATCCGACATTGGAGAAATATCCTGGCTTCTGGGTACAGGATTGTTCAGCGGCGGTGGAGAACATGCTTATAATGGCCGTAGAGCTCAACCTGGGTGCTGTATGGCTAGGCATATACCCCATCGAGGAGCGCGTGCGCGGTCTGAGGCAGTTGCTAGGATTGCCGGAGAACGTCATCCCCTTCGCCCTCGTTCCCATAGGACACCCGGACGAAGAGAAGAGACCACTTGACCGCTATGACGAGGAGAGGGTCCATCGAGATGGTTGGTGA